Proteins encoded by one window of uncultured Draconibacterium sp.:
- a CDS encoding PKD domain-containing protein, producing the protein MWDFGDGDTSSVQHPSHVYTTEGLYSVQLVSINSFGSDTVAKPDYIEVLQIPEELSVSPVFLDFDSVSTEKYIDINNIGGGLLTWTLTEEISWLTTDIQSGETTSETDQIIITVDRTDLSPGDYTGIITISSNGGTQEININMNLKADEEPKPPGWGN; encoded by the coding sequence ATTTGGGATTTTGGTGATGGAGATACAAGTAGTGTTCAGCATCCATCTCACGTTTATACAACTGAGGGCTTGTATTCCGTGCAACTGGTATCAATCAACAGTTTTGGTTCTGACACTGTAGCTAAGCCTGATTACATTGAAGTATTACAGATCCCGGAAGAACTTTCAGTTTCCCCAGTATTCCTGGATTTTGATTCTGTTTCAACAGAAAAATATATTGACATAAATAATATTGGAGGTGGCCTTTTAACCTGGACATTAACTGAAGAAATCAGTTGGTTAACGACTGATATACAGTCTGGCGAAACCACATCAGAAACAGATCAAATCATAATTACAGTGGATCGAACAGATTTGTCGCCCGGCGATTATACAGGCATAATTACAATCAGCAGTAATGGAGGTACCCAGGAAATTAACATCAATATGAACCTTAAGGCTGATGAAGAGCCGAAACCACCTGGTTGGGGGAACTAA
- the hrpB gene encoding ATP-dependent helicase HrpB — translation MQLKYDTLNFDPHTTNLPIVEVIDEVKQHLQKENTLIVHAPPGAGKSTVLPLVLLEESWLKGKKIIMLEPRRLAAKSIATRLAELLGEPVGKSVGYRIRFDNCISKNTQLEVVTEGILTRMLQSDNALEGVGIVIFDEFHERSLFADAALALSREAQQILRPDLRIMIMSATLNMPQLTKLLNAPSVVSEGRQYPVEIHYEGENDRRLLPELTSRVVTKAFDKNDGDILVFLPGEAEIKACESILRSKHKGVAIHPLYGQLPPQKQFAAIMPNREGKRKIILATSIAETSLTIEGVKVVVDCGFSRTLKFNPNTGLSRLETVDITLDSADQRAGRAGRLGPGVCYRMWTKATHHRLSKHRTPEIEEADLASLALEMAKWGVDDINKLTWLTPPPKGHVLQANELLEQLDAIEEGKITAHGKAIHQLPCHPRLAHMLLLAREEELSALGCDIAAILEERDPLNRDAGIDINLRIDALRRYRTGSLKNKRLKHIAKISLQYQKMLNVDEDNSATDPFETGLLLAYAYPERIAHATPGNNAQFKLANGNIAAAGHEDDLAHEDWLSIASVNARDGVGRIFLASPLNPKDLAPMVKTVESINWDTKHGGFSAFAELRIGSIILQQKPLQNYDPDKKLKAISDAVKNEGSWLLDFNADVEQWQNRINSLRIWDKEHNWPDVSTNQLLSTNYEWLSPYLTTVKRPEDLKKIKLKEVLQHHLNYELQQLLNELAPEKIEVPSGSNIKLKYRTNGEAPILAVRLQEVFGLLETPKVNKGKVKVLLHLLSPGFKPVQVTDDLSSFWNNAYFEVKKELKARYSKHHWPDNPLEAEPLRGVKRKRN, via the coding sequence TTGCAGCTTAAATACGATACTTTGAATTTCGATCCACATACAACCAATTTACCCATCGTTGAAGTAATCGACGAGGTAAAACAACATTTGCAGAAAGAGAATACTTTAATTGTACATGCTCCTCCGGGAGCAGGAAAAAGTACCGTTTTACCACTTGTTTTGCTTGAAGAAAGCTGGCTAAAAGGGAAAAAAATAATTATGCTTGAACCGCGCCGTCTGGCTGCAAAAAGTATTGCCACTCGTTTGGCAGAACTTTTAGGTGAACCTGTTGGAAAAAGTGTCGGTTATCGCATTCGGTTCGACAATTGCATAAGCAAAAACACACAACTGGAAGTGGTTACCGAAGGAATTCTCACACGTATGTTACAAAGCGATAATGCACTGGAAGGTGTTGGCATTGTAATTTTCGATGAGTTTCACGAACGTAGTCTTTTTGCTGATGCAGCCTTGGCGTTATCGCGCGAGGCTCAGCAAATACTGCGTCCTGACCTGCGTATAATGATCATGTCGGCCACATTAAATATGCCGCAACTGACCAAACTACTGAATGCTCCGTCAGTTGTAAGCGAAGGACGCCAGTACCCGGTCGAGATTCATTACGAAGGGGAAAACGACAGAAGACTTTTACCGGAGTTGACCAGTCGCGTTGTAACAAAAGCATTCGATAAAAACGATGGAGATATTTTGGTTTTTCTACCTGGTGAGGCAGAAATTAAAGCCTGCGAAAGTATTTTGCGAAGTAAACACAAAGGAGTTGCAATTCATCCGTTATACGGGCAATTGCCCCCACAAAAACAGTTTGCAGCTATTATGCCTAATCGCGAAGGGAAAAGAAAAATTATACTGGCAACGTCCATTGCAGAAACGAGTCTTACGATTGAGGGCGTAAAAGTTGTAGTGGATTGTGGTTTTAGTCGAACACTCAAGTTTAATCCAAACACTGGTCTTTCGCGACTTGAAACAGTTGATATTACGCTCGATTCGGCCGATCAACGGGCAGGACGAGCAGGACGACTTGGTCCCGGGGTTTGTTACCGCATGTGGACAAAAGCAACACATCACCGGCTGAGTAAACATCGAACACCTGAAATTGAAGAGGCAGATTTGGCTTCGCTAGCACTCGAAATGGCCAAATGGGGTGTTGATGATATTAATAAACTTACATGGCTAACGCCTCCTCCCAAAGGACACGTTTTACAGGCAAATGAATTACTTGAGCAGCTGGATGCCATTGAAGAAGGAAAAATTACAGCACACGGAAAAGCGATTCATCAATTACCGTGTCACCCCCGACTGGCACACATGCTATTATTGGCGCGCGAAGAAGAATTATCAGCTCTTGGTTGCGATATTGCCGCGATATTGGAAGAGCGCGATCCGCTGAACCGTGATGCCGGAATTGACATTAATTTGCGTATTGATGCTTTACGCCGTTACCGCACCGGAAGCTTAAAAAACAAACGGCTAAAACACATCGCGAAGATTTCATTGCAGTATCAAAAAATGCTAAATGTTGATGAAGACAATTCTGCAACTGATCCTTTTGAAACAGGTTTGTTGCTGGCTTATGCCTATCCTGAACGGATTGCACACGCTACTCCGGGCAATAATGCACAGTTTAAACTTGCAAACGGGAATATTGCAGCTGCCGGGCACGAAGACGATCTGGCACACGAAGATTGGCTGTCCATTGCAAGTGTTAATGCCCGCGATGGTGTTGGCCGAATCTTTTTGGCATCGCCATTAAATCCTAAAGATCTGGCTCCAATGGTAAAAACCGTTGAATCCATAAACTGGGATACAAAACACGGCGGATTTTCAGCTTTCGCAGAGTTACGAATCGGTAGTATTATCCTTCAGCAAAAGCCTTTGCAAAATTACGATCCTGACAAAAAACTAAAAGCCATTTCGGATGCAGTAAAAAATGAAGGAAGCTGGTTACTTGATTTTAATGCTGATGTAGAACAATGGCAAAACCGTATTAACAGTTTAAGAATTTGGGACAAAGAACATAACTGGCCCGATGTGAGTACAAACCAACTTTTGTCAACGAATTATGAATGGCTTTCTCCTTATCTGACAACAGTAAAACGGCCGGAAGATCTGAAAAAGATCAAGCTAAAAGAAGTACTTCAACATCACCTGAATTATGAATTGCAACAATTATTAAATGAGCTGGCACCAGAGAAAATTGAGGTTCCAAGCGGATCGAATATAAAGCTGAAATACCGGACAAATGGAGAAGCTCCAATTCTGGCTGTTCGTTTGCAGGAAGTATTTGGCTTGCTTGAAACACCAAAAGTAAACAAAGGCAAAGTAAAAGTTCTGTTACATCTTTTATCGCCGGGTTTTAAGCCTGTTCAGGTAACGGACGATTTGAGCAGCTTTTGGAACAATGCCTATTTCGAAGTTAAAAAGGAATTAAAGGCACGCTACTCCAAGCACCACTGGCCTGATAATCCGCTGGAGGCAGAACCTTTACGCGGAGTAAAACGAAAAAGAAATTAA
- a CDS encoding T9SS type A sorting domain-containing protein, translating to MENHFKTHQKQSPFLHKIIIFTFFVFFSFILQAQPLYTFSYSNGNTYNALTTSPIELFVGDPDYDTWDDGLSEAIPIGFTFIYNYKPYTKFKVCANGFVTLDEDFAWNEDVYWNYFESSYRKLVIAPLWDDLTINEGGGIRYELTGSPGSRVLKIEFNDLTFWLDELERFHLKFQVWLYEGTNVIEFRYGDDESINSWWSFSDEGINIGLNDERDYSFMSITPGSLPTYSYKVDKEIGFSGMEDYINDGLLYRFTPTTRWIGKTNTDWLNKTNWELDTIPSVYDNALIPDSAIHPVINNSGAACKNLTVESGSDLTITGGGELTVSGNLKNNGKVTVTSTSEAINGSLIVEGNSDATINFERHLSGGDSWHLVSSPVSGQDLWTLVTSVENNIATNASKYAIAKYIEENDDWDNYPTSDPGSNLLLGTGYSILRKTAGTITFTGQININDVTNIPISYLNRGWNLLGNPFTSSIDATNAAASAEHLLSATNIENMDPNYAGLYLWDPSSGTSGEYVIINNSGGNPAETLDQDYIQAGQGFFVRAKDNSSRTFNITKGMQTHQSSTPLKSGKTEWPVIQLTATGVGKSSSTLIKFNSSMTDGLDVTFDAGMFKPNPDFALYSRLVDDNGVDFAIQCLPTDYDNLVIPIGLDAQLGSKIIFSSKAFNLPEDCQIILEDKITGSFTSLKSGNVYSIVYSEKYKNPGTLYLHTSENLVTHNKIVDITNPFEIRTNRQNGYIRLISSDEKPARMNVLDISGRILISKEIYNGNNNLIYFSGKPGIYIVHIMNETYNHSQKIIWTK from the coding sequence ATGGAAAATCACTTTAAAACGCACCAAAAACAGTCCCCATTTTTACACAAAATTATAATCTTTACCTTCTTCGTATTTTTTTCATTCATCCTGCAAGCCCAACCACTTTATACCTTCTCCTATAGTAATGGAAATACTTACAATGCACTAACCACATCTCCCATCGAATTATTTGTCGGCGATCCGGATTATGACACCTGGGACGATGGCCTTTCGGAGGCAATTCCGATTGGATTTACATTTATTTATAACTACAAACCATATACAAAATTTAAAGTTTGTGCAAATGGCTTCGTTACTTTAGATGAAGATTTTGCATGGAATGAAGATGTATACTGGAATTACTTTGAAAGTTCTTACAGAAAGCTTGTTATTGCACCGCTATGGGATGATTTGACTATTAATGAAGGCGGAGGAATCCGTTATGAATTAACCGGATCACCCGGCAGTAGAGTTTTAAAAATTGAATTTAATGACCTGACATTTTGGTTAGATGAATTGGAAAGATTTCACTTAAAATTTCAGGTTTGGTTATATGAAGGAACAAATGTTATTGAATTTAGGTATGGTGATGATGAATCAATTAACAGCTGGTGGTCGTTTTCCGATGAAGGAATAAATATTGGCCTAAACGACGAACGTGACTATAGTTTTATGTCCATAACCCCGGGATCGCTACCAACATATAGTTACAAGGTTGATAAAGAAATTGGTTTTAGTGGCATGGAAGATTACATTAACGATGGATTATTGTACCGTTTTACTCCAACAACCCGTTGGATAGGAAAAACAAACACTGACTGGCTAAACAAAACAAACTGGGAATTAGACACAATTCCATCTGTTTATGATAATGCTCTGATTCCGGATTCTGCAATTCATCCTGTTATTAATAATAGTGGAGCCGCTTGTAAGAACCTGACTGTTGAATCTGGTAGTGACTTAACGATAACAGGAGGTGGAGAATTGACAGTAAGTGGCAATTTAAAAAACAATGGTAAGGTTACTGTAACTTCTACCAGCGAAGCTATTAACGGTTCACTAATTGTTGAAGGAAACTCTGATGCGACAATTAACTTTGAACGGCATTTATCAGGTGGAGACAGTTGGCATTTGGTTAGCTCTCCTGTTTCAGGACAAGACCTCTGGACATTAGTTACCTCTGTAGAAAATAATATTGCGACAAATGCTTCAAAATATGCAATCGCCAAATATATTGAGGAAAATGATGATTGGGATAACTATCCTACCAGTGATCCCGGCTCTAACTTATTATTAGGCACTGGTTATTCAATTCTCAGGAAAACTGCAGGAACTATAACTTTTACAGGACAAATTAATATAAACGATGTTACCAATATTCCAATTTCATATCTAAATAGAGGATGGAATTTGCTGGGAAATCCATTTACTTCATCGATAGATGCAACAAATGCAGCTGCGAGTGCAGAACATCTTTTATCAGCAACCAATATAGAAAACATGGATCCTAACTATGCAGGGCTTTATTTGTGGGATCCATCTTCAGGAACTTCAGGTGAGTATGTGATCATTAATAATTCAGGAGGAAATCCCGCTGAAACACTGGATCAGGACTATATTCAAGCTGGCCAAGGCTTCTTTGTGCGCGCGAAGGACAATAGTTCGCGAACTTTCAACATCACAAAAGGTATGCAAACTCATCAGTCGTCTACTCCTTTAAAATCCGGTAAAACAGAATGGCCTGTTATACAACTTACGGCAACTGGCGTAGGCAAAAGTAGTAGTACGCTGATAAAGTTTAATTCCTCAATGACAGATGGTCTTGATGTGACGTTTGATGCAGGAATGTTCAAACCAAACCCGGATTTTGCGTTATATTCCAGACTTGTAGATGATAATGGAGTTGATTTTGCAATTCAGTGTCTTCCAACTGACTATGATAATTTGGTTATACCGATAGGACTCGATGCTCAATTGGGTAGTAAAATTATTTTTTCCTCAAAAGCATTCAATCTTCCGGAAGATTGTCAGATTATCCTGGAGGATAAAATAACAGGATCATTTACATCTTTGAAATCCGGAAATGTATATTCAATTGTATATTCTGAAAAATATAAGAATCCCGGAACACTATACTTACACACCAGCGAAAACTTAGTTACACATAATAAGATAGTTGACATTACCAATCCTTTTGAAATCAGAACTAACCGTCAGAATGGTTATATACGTTTGATTTCATCTGATGAAAAACCGGCCCGAATGAATGTTCTTGATATCTCAGGTCGCATCTTAATTTCAAAGGAAATTTACAATGGAAATAACAACTTGATATACTTTTCAGGTAAACCTGGAATTTATATCGTTCATATCATGAATGAAACATACAATCATAGTCAGAAAATTATCTGGACTAAATAG
- a CDS encoding dihydrofolate reductase family protein produces the protein MGTKNHIFIATSIDGFIADRNGGIEFLQSVPNPKNEDLGYNQFIEKIDAIVMGRRTFEAVLGFNIPWPYQLPVFVASSTQKSVSDDLNGKVEIVNGTPFEITKKMTEKGFRNIYIDGGTTIHGYLKEDLIDEMVISTIQVVLGGGTPLFGALSQALEFDMISSEVFLDAITQVRYRRKR, from the coding sequence ATGGGAACAAAAAATCACATATTTATAGCCACCAGTATCGACGGTTTTATTGCGGACAGAAATGGAGGCATCGAATTTCTTCAATCTGTCCCCAATCCGAAAAATGAAGATTTAGGTTACAACCAGTTTATTGAAAAGATAGATGCCATTGTAATGGGGCGGAGGACTTTCGAAGCGGTGTTGGGATTTAATATTCCGTGGCCATATCAATTGCCTGTTTTTGTGGCCAGCTCGACTCAGAAATCAGTTTCGGATGATTTGAATGGGAAAGTGGAAATTGTAAACGGAACTCCCTTTGAAATTACTAAAAAGATGACTGAAAAGGGATTTCGAAATATATACATTGACGGAGGAACTACCATTCATGGCTATTTAAAAGAAGACTTGATTGATGAAATGGTAATTTCCACAATCCAGGTCGTTTTGGGAGGAGGAACTCCACTGTTTGGAGCGTTATCGCAAGCGCTCGAATTCGACATGATTTCATCTGAAGTTTTTCTTGATGCTATAACACAGGTTAGGTACCGGCGAAAAAGATGA